In the genome of Paenibacillus pabuli, one region contains:
- a CDS encoding glycoside hydrolase family 9 protein has protein sequence MKGSWWRRIAILALSAGLLAGSTSIQAWNGKADAAAGNHNYAEALQKAVYFYETQRSGKLPEDNRVEWRGDSGLNDGADVGVDLTGGWYDAGDHVKFGLPMAYSATMLAWSVVEYREGYEQAGQLEQIKDNLRWATDYFVKAHTKPNELWGQVGAGNTDHAWWGPAEVMQMNRPAYKIDASCPGSELAGETAAALASSSIVFRDSDPDYANKLLQHAKELYSFADTNRGKYSDCITDAQSFYNSWTGYYDELAWAATWLYMATNDSAYLSKAIATANLWQADGQSGNWAYTWTQGWDDKHYGAQILLARITSSLNMPEATRFIQSTERNLDYWSVGTNGQRIKYTPGGLAWLDTWGSLRYAANASFIAFVYSDWVSDPVKKARYQDFAVSQMNYILGDNPRQSSYVVGYGQNPPKHPHHRTSHSSWTNNENVPAEHRHTLYGAMVGGPDASDAYTDSIGDYVSNEVATDYNAGFTGALAKMNLLFGQNDQPIANFPAPEVKTDEFFVEAAVKASGSNYTEIKAQLNNRSGWPARMGDKLSFRYFLDLSEVYAAGYTASDVHVTTAYAEGATVSQPVVVDAAKRIYAVTADYTGTKIYPGGEGHYRKEVQFRITGPQGAWNASNDHSFQGLGTGNVAKSVYLPVYDAGIRIYGQEPGVTPIVTPAAPAGVQAVSGNAQVILNWAASPGAESYTVKRAELNGGPYTSVATGVQGLTYTNTGLTNGKTYYYVVTAVNSAGESPESAQASVTPQAGTALPGALTLSGTAGNDQSILTWTAATGAETYKVQRSVGGGAYTDVATGLSVLNYIDATAVNGTAYSYRIAAVNASGQTLSNIVTLTPSAPPTTTGTLEVEYRNGGSGVSDNAVTPQFNLKNTGTQAVDLSTVKIRYYFTKDGTGDLSFWCDYAQIGTANIEGKFVSLTPAKGTADTYLEIGFKSGAGSLAAGAETGVIQARFSKNNWSNFDQSNDYSYDATKTAFASWNQVTGYQGGTKVWGVEP, from the coding sequence ATGAAGGGAAGCTGGTGGAGACGAATCGCTATTCTCGCGTTATCGGCAGGGCTACTGGCAGGAAGTACATCCATACAGGCATGGAATGGCAAGGCAGATGCGGCTGCCGGAAATCATAACTATGCGGAAGCATTGCAGAAGGCGGTATATTTCTATGAAACACAGCGTTCAGGGAAATTGCCGGAGGACAACCGGGTGGAATGGCGTGGTGATTCCGGATTAAATGACGGAGCGGATGTTGGGGTTGATTTGACCGGAGGGTGGTACGATGCTGGAGATCATGTGAAGTTTGGTCTGCCTATGGCCTATTCAGCTACGATGTTAGCTTGGTCTGTTGTGGAATACCGTGAGGGATACGAGCAGGCAGGGCAACTGGAGCAGATTAAGGATAACTTGAGATGGGCCACAGACTATTTTGTGAAAGCGCATACGAAACCAAATGAATTATGGGGACAGGTCGGAGCAGGCAACACAGATCATGCCTGGTGGGGACCGGCAGAAGTAATGCAGATGAACCGTCCTGCTTATAAAATCGATGCATCCTGTCCGGGAAGTGAACTTGCGGGAGAAACCGCAGCGGCACTTGCTTCTTCATCCATTGTGTTCCGGGACAGTGACCCGGATTATGCGAACAAACTGCTTCAGCATGCGAAGGAACTTTACAGCTTCGCAGATACGAATCGAGGCAAATATTCCGATTGCATTACAGATGCTCAATCGTTCTACAATTCATGGACAGGTTACTATGATGAACTCGCCTGGGCTGCAACATGGTTATATATGGCCACAAATGATAGCGCTTACTTGTCCAAAGCGATTGCTACGGCAAATCTGTGGCAGGCGGATGGACAGAGCGGGAACTGGGCTTATACATGGACCCAAGGCTGGGATGACAAACATTACGGAGCCCAGATTCTGCTGGCGCGCATTACGTCGAGCCTGAACATGCCAGAAGCGACGCGGTTCATTCAATCCACGGAGCGTAATCTGGATTATTGGTCTGTAGGTACGAACGGACAACGAATCAAGTATACACCAGGCGGGCTTGCTTGGCTGGATACATGGGGATCACTCCGTTATGCAGCGAATGCATCCTTTATTGCTTTTGTATACTCCGACTGGGTCAGTGATCCGGTGAAGAAAGCAAGGTATCAGGACTTTGCCGTCTCGCAAATGAACTACATCCTGGGGGATAATCCTCGCCAGAGCAGTTATGTAGTCGGTTATGGTCAGAATCCACCTAAGCACCCACATCATCGGACTTCCCACAGTTCATGGACGAACAATGAGAATGTACCTGCAGAGCACCGTCACACGTTGTATGGAGCGATGGTTGGTGGACCGGATGCGTCGGATGCCTATACCGATTCCATTGGTGACTATGTCAGTAATGAGGTGGCGACGGATTACAATGCGGGCTTTACAGGCGCATTAGCCAAAATGAATCTGTTATTTGGCCAAAATGATCAGCCCATCGCGAATTTTCCGGCTCCAGAAGTGAAGACAGATGAGTTCTTTGTTGAAGCTGCCGTGAAAGCATCCGGTTCCAATTACACGGAAATCAAGGCTCAACTGAACAATCGCTCCGGTTGGCCTGCGCGGATGGGGGATAAGTTATCTTTTCGCTATTTCCTGGATCTGAGTGAAGTTTACGCTGCAGGATATACCGCTTCTGACGTCCATGTTACAACTGCATACGCCGAGGGAGCGACTGTATCTCAACCCGTTGTGGTTGATGCAGCGAAACGAATATACGCGGTTACTGCGGACTATACCGGAACCAAGATATACCCGGGCGGGGAAGGACATTACCGCAAAGAAGTTCAGTTCCGCATTACCGGCCCCCAAGGCGCCTGGAATGCGAGTAATGATCATTCATTCCAGGGCTTGGGCACAGGCAATGTGGCGAAGAGTGTATATCTCCCAGTCTACGATGCGGGAATACGGATATACGGTCAGGAACCTGGTGTTACACCCATCGTCACGCCTGCTGCACCTGCAGGGGTGCAGGCTGTCTCAGGGAATGCACAGGTCATCCTGAACTGGGCAGCATCACCTGGGGCAGAATCGTACACCGTGAAGCGTGCCGAGCTGAATGGGGGTCCATATACTTCTGTGGCGACAGGTGTACAGGGACTGACATATACGAACACGGGGCTCACGAATGGGAAGACCTATTACTACGTGGTGACGGCTGTGAATTCAGCCGGGGAATCGCCGGAATCTGCACAAGCCTCTGTCACGCCGCAGGCTGGAACAGCGTTGCCTGGCGCACTGACGTTAAGCGGTACGGCTGGGAACGACCAGTCGATTCTGACCTGGACCGCAGCCACGGGAGCTGAGACTTATAAGGTACAGCGCTCCGTTGGGGGCGGCGCATATACCGATGTGGCAACTGGATTGTCCGTGTTGAATTATATCGATGCAACAGCCGTAAATGGTACAGCGTACAGTTATCGAATCGCCGCTGTGAATGCGAGTGGACAGACGTTGTCCAATATCGTGACGTTGACACCTAGTGCGCCTCCTACAACGACAGGCACACTTGAGGTGGAGTATCGTAACGGAGGATCAGGTGTTTCCGACAATGCGGTGACTCCGCAGTTTAATCTGAAGAACACCGGGACTCAGGCGGTGGATCTGAGCACAGTGAAGATCCGGTATTATTTTACGAAGGATGGCACGGGTGATCTGAGCTTCTGGTGTGATTATGCCCAGATCGGTACGGCTAACATTGAAGGCAAATTCGTCTCGCTGACTCCGGCTAAGGGTACAGCGGATACGTATCTGGAGATCGGCTTCAAATCCGGGGCTGGCAGTCTGGCTGCCGGAGCGGAGACTGGCGTGATCCAGGCGCGTTTCTCGAAGAACAACTGGAGCAATTTTGATCAGAGCAATGACTATTCCTACGATGCCACCAAGACGGCTTTTGCCTCATGGAATCAGGTAACGGGGTATCAGGGAGGTACGAAAGTCTGGGGCGTTGAGCCATAA
- a CDS encoding glycoside hydrolase family 48 protein, with translation MLKSAAKKSLSAMLAGTVMLTGYTGLWAGPNTVYAEEQAVDAQADGINEARFLQLYAQLKDPANGYFSPEGLPYHSIETLMSEAPDYGHMTTSEAYSYWLWLETMYGHYTGDWSQLEAAWDSMEKYIIPVNEGDGKEEQPTMSSYNPNSPATYAAEKPFPDQYPSLLNGQYAAGKDPIDTELKATYGNNQTYLMHWLVDVDDWYGYGNLLNPSHTATYVNTFQRGEQESVWEAIPHPSQDDKSFGKANEGFMSLFTKENQTPSAQWRYTNATDADARAIQVLYWAKEMGYNNTEYLDKAKKMGDYLRYGMYDKYFQKIGSAKNGTPTPGTGKDSNMYLMAWYTSWGGGLGQGGDWAWRIGASHTHQAYQNPVAAYALSDPAGGLIPKSATAKSDWNATLKRQLEFYTWLQSHEGAIGGGATNSIGGSYAAYPAGTSTFYDMAYQEAPVYRDPDSNTWFGFQAWPLERVAEMYYILAESGDLSSENFQMAKKVITKWVDWAKDYVFVDERPVTDEQGYYLNAAGQRILGGTNAQVATTPAPGEFWIPGSQEWQGQPDTWNGFSSFTNNPNFHVVTKDPAQDTGVLGSYIKTLTFFAAGTRAEGGVLSAKGQEAKDMAEKLLNTAWEYNDGVGIVTEEVRKDYFRFFAKEIYIPANWTGTFGQGNTIPGTAGVPSDPAKGGNGVYIGYSDLRPAIKQDPAWAYLDNLYKTSYNPTTKKWENGAPTFTYHRFWSQVDMATAYGEFDRLLGDAGGPVVQVPAAPAGLTAAAGSQQVVLNWTATTGAASYTVKRAEVNGGPYTSIATGVTGPTFTDTGLTNGKTYYYVVTAVNTAGESAPSAQASATPQAGTSIPGVLTLTGTAGNNQAVLTWTASTGAASYNVQRSDAGGAYADLATGLTTLTYTDDAAVNGTAYNYRVVAVNASGQTLSNVVIVTPTAPPVTTGALEVQYRNGGSGTSGNAVTPQFNIKNTGTTAVDLSQVKLRYYFTKDSASDLSFWCDYAQIGSGNVEAHFVTVDPAKGTADTYLEIGFKSGAGSLAAGAETGVIQGRFSKNNWTNFDQTNDYSFDESKTAFSAWNKVTAYIGGVSAWGIEP, from the coding sequence ATGTTGAAATCAGCTGCCAAAAAAAGTTTGTCTGCCATGCTTGCAGGGACCGTTATGCTGACCGGGTACACCGGTTTATGGGCAGGGCCCAACACGGTTTATGCCGAAGAGCAGGCCGTTGATGCTCAGGCGGATGGAATAAACGAAGCGAGATTTTTGCAATTGTATGCTCAGCTGAAAGATCCGGCGAACGGTTATTTTTCTCCAGAAGGACTTCCCTATCATTCCATTGAAACGCTGATGAGCGAGGCACCGGATTATGGGCACATGACAACATCCGAGGCATATAGCTACTGGCTCTGGCTGGAAACCATGTATGGTCACTACACGGGAGATTGGTCTCAACTGGAAGCGGCTTGGGACAGTATGGAAAAATACATTATCCCGGTCAACGAAGGTGACGGCAAGGAAGAGCAGCCTACGATGAGTTCATACAACCCGAACAGCCCTGCTACCTATGCAGCGGAGAAACCTTTCCCTGACCAATATCCATCGCTACTTAACGGTCAATATGCAGCGGGTAAAGACCCGATTGATACCGAACTCAAGGCGACTTATGGTAACAATCAGACTTATCTCATGCACTGGCTTGTCGATGTGGATGATTGGTATGGATATGGCAACTTGCTGAATCCATCGCATACGGCTACCTATGTGAACACGTTTCAGCGTGGAGAGCAGGAGTCTGTGTGGGAAGCCATCCCGCATCCATCCCAGGATGATAAATCCTTTGGGAAGGCAAACGAAGGCTTCATGAGCTTGTTCACAAAGGAAAATCAGACACCGTCAGCACAATGGCGTTACACAAACGCAACGGATGCCGATGCGCGTGCTATACAGGTGCTGTATTGGGCGAAGGAGATGGGATACAACAATACGGAATATCTGGATAAGGCGAAGAAAATGGGGGACTATTTGCGCTATGGCATGTATGATAAATACTTCCAAAAGATCGGAAGTGCCAAGAACGGCACACCAACTCCAGGTACAGGCAAGGATTCCAACATGTATCTCATGGCTTGGTACACGTCATGGGGCGGTGGCTTGGGTCAAGGTGGGGATTGGGCTTGGCGAATTGGAGCGAGTCATACCCATCAGGCATATCAAAATCCGGTGGCAGCCTATGCCTTGTCTGATCCGGCTGGCGGCTTGATTCCCAAATCAGCAACAGCCAAATCAGACTGGAATGCTACACTGAAACGTCAGCTTGAATTCTACACTTGGCTACAATCTCATGAAGGAGCTATCGGCGGGGGAGCAACCAACAGTATAGGCGGTTCCTATGCAGCTTATCCGGCAGGAACAAGTACATTCTATGACATGGCCTATCAAGAAGCGCCAGTATATCGCGACCCGGATTCCAACACCTGGTTTGGATTCCAGGCATGGCCGCTGGAGCGGGTGGCGGAGATGTATTACATTTTGGCCGAAAGCGGGGACCTTAGCTCCGAGAACTTCCAGATGGCCAAAAAAGTCATTACCAAGTGGGTCGACTGGGCGAAGGATTATGTGTTCGTTGATGAGCGTCCGGTGACGGATGAACAAGGATATTATCTGAACGCGGCAGGTCAACGGATTCTTGGCGGTACCAATGCACAGGTTGCGACTACACCTGCACCGGGTGAGTTCTGGATTCCAGGCAGCCAGGAATGGCAGGGACAACCGGACACATGGAATGGGTTCAGTTCCTTTACGAACAATCCCAATTTCCATGTGGTAACCAAAGATCCTGCTCAGGATACAGGTGTGCTGGGGAGCTATATCAAAACCCTGACGTTCTTTGCCGCGGGAACTCGAGCAGAAGGCGGCGTACTCAGTGCCAAAGGACAGGAAGCCAAAGATATGGCCGAAAAGCTGCTGAACACAGCATGGGAGTACAATGATGGTGTGGGGATCGTGACCGAGGAAGTTCGTAAAGACTACTTCCGTTTCTTCGCCAAAGAAATTTACATCCCGGCGAACTGGACGGGAACCTTCGGTCAGGGCAACACAATTCCAGGCACGGCAGGTGTACCTTCTGATCCGGCCAAAGGTGGTAATGGCGTATACATTGGTTACTCTGACCTGCGCCCGGCCATCAAGCAAGATCCGGCATGGGCTTATCTCGATAATTTGTACAAAACGTCTTACAACCCAACAACGAAAAAATGGGAAAATGGCGCACCAACCTTTACGTATCACCGTTTCTGGTCACAGGTAGATATGGCTACCGCGTATGGCGAATTTGATCGTCTCCTTGGTGACGCAGGAGGCCCAGTGGTCCAAGTGCCAGCAGCTCCGGCGGGTTTGACAGCTGCAGCAGGAAGCCAGCAGGTTGTTCTGAACTGGACGGCAACCACTGGTGCCGCTTCTTACACCGTAAAACGTGCAGAGGTGAACGGTGGCCCGTATACTTCAATAGCAACGGGGGTTACCGGTCCAACTTTCACGGATACAGGGCTGACCAATGGCAAAACGTACTATTATGTGGTGACCGCAGTGAATACGGCTGGTGAATCTGCCCCTTCTGCTCAGGCCTCTGCAACACCGCAAGCGGGTACTTCCATTCCAGGAGTGTTAACCCTTACGGGAACGGCAGGCAATAATCAGGCTGTGCTTACATGGACCGCATCCACCGGAGCAGCAAGTTACAATGTACAACGCTCGGATGCAGGCGGAGCCTACGCTGATCTGGCTACAGGTTTGACGACACTGACTTATACGGATGATGCGGCAGTGAACGGTACCGCATACAATTACCGAGTGGTGGCCGTAAATGCAAGCGGGCAGACCTTGTCCAATGTCGTAATAGTGACACCAACAGCGCCTCCTGTAACGACAGGTGCACTTGAAGTACAATACCGCAATGGCGGTTCAGGGACGTCAGGCAATGCGGTGACCCCGCAGTTCAATATCAAGAACACAGGCACGACAGCAGTGGATCTGAGCCAGGTGAAGCTGCGGTATTACTTTACGAAGGATAGTGCATCCGATCTGAGTTTCTGGTGTGATTATGCCCAGATTGGCAGCGGTAACGTTGAAGCGCACTTTGTAACAGTTGATCCGGCTAAAGGTACAGCGGATACGTATCTGGAGATTGGTTTCAAATCCGGGGCAGGCAGTTTGGCTGCCGGGGCAGAGACAGGGGTGATCCAGGGTCGCTTCTCGAAGAATAACTGGACGAATTTTGATCAGACCAATGATTACTCCTTCGATGAATCCAAAACGGCCTTCAGCGCCTGGAATAAAGTGACCGCTTATATTGGCGGAGTTAGCGCTTGGGGTATTGAGCCATAA
- a CDS encoding C40 family peptidase: MNWKSKIITASVTATMLMGSLTTGAFTTPASAAAVVNSKVKVIWGVNLRTSPSSSASIVRMVPKGESVTVLQKSGSGWYKVKDSGNRTGYISSSSKYTQAVKGSTTTGSGSTSGSGSGSSTSVTGNASVEKVIAAGMKYWGTPYEFGASRNSTATFDCSSFVRQAFIDALGIKLPSDSRKQGAYVKANGTVKTNWKNLKRGDLMYFMSYKGSSASSYSGVNKSTAKITHTGIYLGDGKILHTYSNAGGGVTISDISGKHWEYRFLFGGSAL, encoded by the coding sequence ATGAACTGGAAGAGCAAGATCATTACCGCAAGTGTAACAGCAACGATGCTGATGGGAAGTCTGACAACAGGAGCATTTACAACACCTGCATCGGCAGCCGCTGTCGTGAATTCAAAAGTTAAAGTCATCTGGGGAGTAAACTTGCGTACATCACCATCTTCTTCGGCGAGCATTGTTCGTATGGTGCCAAAAGGAGAGTCGGTTACGGTATTGCAAAAGTCCGGATCAGGCTGGTATAAAGTTAAGGACTCCGGTAACCGGACAGGATACATATCTTCTTCTTCAAAATATACACAAGCCGTGAAAGGCAGCACGACAACAGGGAGTGGCAGTACTAGCGGGTCTGGTTCAGGCAGCAGTACGTCAGTTACAGGCAATGCTTCTGTGGAGAAAGTCATAGCTGCTGGTATGAAATATTGGGGGACACCTTATGAGTTTGGCGCAAGTCGTAACAGTACGGCTACGTTCGATTGTTCAAGCTTTGTCCGTCAGGCCTTTATTGATGCACTTGGTATCAAGCTTCCATCCGATTCGCGTAAACAAGGTGCTTATGTGAAAGCCAACGGTACTGTTAAGACCAATTGGAAAAATCTGAAGCGCGGTGATCTGATGTACTTTATGTCGTACAAAGGCAGCTCGGCTTCATCGTACTCTGGTGTGAACAAATCTACTGCTAAGATTACCCACACGGGAATTTACCTTGGTGACGGCAAAATACTGCACACTTATTCCAACGCTGGCGGCGGTGTAACGATTAGTGATATCTCCGGCAAACATTGGGAGTATCGTTTCCTGTTTGGTGGCAGTGCACTTTAA
- a CDS encoding ArsR/SmtB family transcription factor: MIRANTDAEWLPLYEALASEVRLQIIRLVAETPMNVKDIAASLGLSSAIVTMHVRKLQDVGIIQSKMIRKDGGTHKMNSLAVDWIGISMPQETGVSRKLHEVAIPVGHYTHFDVYPTCGLATSTQVIGQYDDPRYFLDPERMHAHILWFGRGFVEYKIPNYILSGQQISAIELSLEIGSEAPSVNPNWPSDITFMLNGIRLGEWTSPGDSGNGRGMFTPEWWSDSVNQYGMLKVLRITHEGTFIDGQHMSEITLADIPVERNQWTLRLSVEEDAQHVGGLTLYGQGFGNYDQDILFRLYYQD, encoded by the coding sequence GTGATCAGAGCAAATACCGATGCAGAATGGCTGCCCCTGTACGAGGCACTCGCGAGTGAAGTCCGTTTGCAGATTATCAGACTTGTTGCAGAGACCCCAATGAACGTAAAAGATATTGCCGCATCACTCGGTCTGAGCAGCGCAATTGTAACCATGCATGTTCGGAAACTTCAGGATGTGGGCATTATTCAGTCCAAAATGATTCGTAAGGATGGCGGCACGCACAAAATGAACAGCCTGGCTGTCGACTGGATTGGCATCTCCATGCCACAGGAAACAGGCGTTTCCCGCAAGCTTCACGAAGTAGCCATCCCCGTTGGACATTACACCCATTTTGATGTGTATCCGACATGTGGTCTGGCTACATCCACTCAAGTCATTGGACAGTATGATGACCCGCGCTATTTCCTTGATCCCGAGCGGATGCATGCCCATATTCTCTGGTTTGGACGCGGATTTGTGGAATACAAAATTCCAAACTATATCTTGTCCGGCCAACAGATCAGTGCCATAGAATTGTCACTTGAGATAGGTTCGGAAGCGCCCTCGGTCAACCCGAACTGGCCTTCGGATATTACCTTTATGCTCAACGGAATTCGGCTCGGTGAATGGACAAGCCCTGGAGATTCGGGAAATGGACGCGGGATGTTTACCCCGGAATGGTGGAGCGACAGTGTCAATCAATACGGCATGCTCAAAGTACTGCGAATCACCCATGAGGGCACATTTATTGATGGACAGCATATGTCCGAAATTACGCTTGCGGATATTCCCGTGGAAAGGAACCAGTGGACATTGCGCCTCTCTGTGGAGGAAGATGCGCAGCATGTCGGTGGGTTGACGTTGTATGGTCAAGGATTCGGCAACTACGATCAGGATATTCTGTTCCGCCTGTACTATCAGGACTAA